In Oncorhynchus gorbuscha isolate QuinsamMale2020 ecotype Even-year linkage group LG02, OgorEven_v1.0, whole genome shotgun sequence, a single genomic region encodes these proteins:
- the alkbh4 gene encoding alpha-ketoglutarate-dependent dioxygenase alkB homolog 4: MATEIHHANCGCKGIRTCLLCESVNGNGLLSENGQPIRHDFMYDPLLRRAVRNYGGQQLSFPFPGIFLWNNFISEEEENELITDMDLNAWRESQSGRRKQDFGPKVNFKKHKVRLGGFCGLPPISRKLVLRMSQEPVLAGFQPVEQCNLDYHPQRGSAIDPHLDDSWLWGERLVTVNLLSDTTLTMSLEEGLTELGPGGVRVSVHLPCRSLVVVYSEARHRWKHAIHRHDIHERRVCSTYRELSAEFMSGGKQQNMGSQLLDIALSFEGTPI, encoded by the exons ATGGCGACGGAAATTCATCATGCTAATTGTGGTTGTAAGGGGATTCGAACTTGTTTATTGTGTGAGAGCGTGAATGGAAATGGACTATTATCGGAGAATGGTCAACCG ATACGACACGATTTTATGTACGACCCATTGCTGAGACGAGCTGTGCGCAATTATGGTGGGCAGCAGCTGTCTTTTCCCTTCCCTGGAATCTTTTTATGGAATAACTTCAtatcagaagaggaggagaatgagTTGATAACCGATATGGACCTCAACGCCTGGAGAGAGTCACAGTCTGGTCGACGGAAACAG GACTTTGGGCCGAAAGTGAACTTTAAAAAACACAAAGTGCGTCTTGGTGGCTTCTGCGGCCTGCCTCCAATCAGCCGTAAACTGGTGCTACGGATGTCCCAGGAGCCGGTCCTAGCCGGGTTTCAACCAGTGGAGCAGTGCAACCTGGATTACCACCCCCAGCGTGGGTCTGCTATTGATCCCCACCTGGATGACAGCTGGCTGTGGGGGGAGCGTCTGGTCACCGTCAACCTGCTCTCAGACACCACTCTCACAATGTCCCTGGAGGAGGGCCTGACAGAACTAGGACCGGGGGGGGTCCGAGTGTCTGTGCACCTTCCCTGCAGATCCCTTGTGGTGGTATACAGCGAAGCACGTCACAGATGGAAACATGCCATCCATAGACATGACATCCATGAGCGCAGGGTGTGCAGTACCTACAGGGAGCTGTCTGCTGAGTTCATGTCTGGGGGAAAGCAGCAAAACATGGGCTCCCAACTGCTGGACATAGCTCTGAGCTTTGAGGGTACACCGATATAG
- the polr2j gene encoding LOW QUALITY PROTEIN: DNA-directed RNA polymerase II subunit RPB11-a (The sequence of the model RefSeq protein was modified relative to this genomic sequence to represent the inferred CDS: inserted 1 base in 1 codon) — MRYCVDGITIIKDTKVPNACLFTLNKEDHTLGNIIRLQPLKDPQVLFAGYKIPHPLEHKIVIRVXDYSPQEAFTNAITDLISELSLLEERFRVRT; from the exons ATGAGATATTGTGTAGATGG AATCACAATCATCAAGGACACAAAAGTCCCTAACGCCTGCCTCTTCACGTTGAACAAAGAGGATCACACACTTGGCAACATCATCAGACT ACAACCTCTGAAGGACCCCCAGGTGCTCTTTGCTGGCTATAAGATCCCTCATCCTCTGGAGCACAAGATTGTGATCCGTG CAGACTACAGTCCTCAGGAGGCTTTCACTAATGCCATCACTGACCTCATCAGTGAGCTGTCCTTGTTGGAGGAGAGATTTAGGGTGAGGACATGA